Within Vicia villosa cultivar HV-30 ecotype Madison, WI linkage group LG1, Vvil1.0, whole genome shotgun sequence, the genomic segment TTGACAAAATGGAATTGGAGGATTATGAATGAGGGTGCCTCATTatggaagagtattcttgaattTAGATACGGAGAAATTCACAAAGCTGTGACAATGGGGCGGATTTTAAGTCGAAAAGGAACGATTCTGTCTGGTGGAAAGATATGATGGCGGCGAGTTTTCCAAAAACTAACGCAATTGATTGTTTTGAAGGTAATGTTAGCTTTGGACTGGACGACGGTAAAAACATTATATTCTGGTATGGCAGGTGGTTTGGAGGTTTACCGTTTAAGGGGTTGTTTCCCTTGCTATTCAGTCTGTCTAGTAAACCTCTGGGCAGCGTCAAGGAGATGGGCTTCCGCAACGAGCTGATGTGGTTGTGGGATTTCCATGCGGCTGCGAGTGTTTTGTTGGACAATCCAGGAGCGATGCAAGAAGCTCTTGAGCTGCTGGAGTTATTAGGCGACATTGGCCCTACAGAAGGAGAAGAGGACGTGATTAAATGGCGGCTTAATACTGACgataatttttttgtcaaaacctGTACTTCTTCGTTTAGGGAATATCATTTAGAAGTGGGAGTAGAAACAAACAAGCTAGCCGCAATTAACAAATTTTGGTGTTCTGAAGTCCCATAAAAAATAAAGGTTTTTGGATGGAGGATGATGTTAAATAGGTTGCCGTCGAAAGATCAATTGAGCAAGTGGAATATAATTCCTAGGGAAGAAGATAAAGTGTGTATATTTTGCGCCACTGCTTTGGAAGATATAGAACATTTGTTTTTCTTCTATTCTTTTTCTAAAAAGGTGTGGGATAGCATTTTTTATTGGCTGGAAGTTCAGATGGTAGGGAAGTGGTAGGGACTGGTCATCTTTTTCAGTTTACTCAAGCTTTGAAAGGAAATATCAAAAAGAAGAAATTGTGTCTTATTTGGTTAGCAACAGTGTGGATGCTCTAGAATACAAGaaacaacttcatcatcaacaataCTGGTATCGTTTTAGATGACGTTATTGTGAGAATTTAAATGGTTTCTTAGATTTGGCATTCTATTAGCCCGAAAAGATGTGGCTTTATTCCTTTTTATTCTTGGTTACAAGCTCCATTGGAGGTtctaaaaacttgttaattttctATTATTTTGTGGCTCTGTAATGGGTTGTGAGTACCCCTATGACTCATCTCATTAATATATCTAATTAACTTtgcctataaaaaaattatatttttttactaaTGAAATTAAATgtatataaataaattacataaatatGATGTAGCATTGTAGAGACAACTTATTGTACGTGTCTCTAATCTGTCAATGGGTAATGCACAACTTGGTAAGAAAATTGTCTCTGATCAGTCAATGGGGAATGCACAACTTGGTAAGAAAATTGTCAGATGCATTTGGGTATCCCTATAAACTCAAATTTTAGGGTATCTGATCAATCCAAAGGTTATCTAGTCAGCCGCATCACTTTATAATTTTAGGGTATCTGATCAGTCCTAAGGGTATCTACAATCTAATAAGCCGTGTCACATTCTATTTTTCCATACAAATGAAATTGAGTTTAACTTATTATAAACTCTGATTTTAAATATCACAAAAATGAAATCGAATTTACTTAACTGGACTCACACTAAAGTAGAAAATTTGTGTTAACTTGCTAAgatatttaaatgaattttcTTTTTATCATTTACATTATCTCAATTTTCACATCTGGTTACTTTTCTTTACAGTTTGATTTTAGTGTAGCAAATTTACATTTTTCATAAAACCTCAGTTTTTGAACTGCTCATAAACTGTGTATCAAACCATTTTTGCCCTTAGTTTGAGACTTACTGAATGAAAATCAATTCAAGCCCTTCTTATCAAATGTTATTCACACTCAAATAAACACAAAACCCTATTTCAAACCTAGGTATAGTGTTTATCTTTACAACATGAATGTTGCAGTGTGGTAAATGCTGATAATAATGCAGACCAATGTCTTATAAACAATGTAGCCAGCCATCCACCCAATGAAGGCCTCAATCACGCATTTTCATACTCATACTCACCACTGACATCGACATCGATTTCCTCGTCATCTTCAATGTTCATTGAACCCGAACCAGCTTGGCCACCTTCGCCAACTTTCGATCCCTGTCCCGGTACACTTGCCTCTTGTATGATCCTCATGATTTCTTCCACACTTTGGCTTGGTTGATCCTTCTTTGTTTCCACAAAACCTTTTCTTTCAGCCTCAATGATCTCTTTCGGCAAGTTCTTTAAAAACCAAGGGTTCTGCTTTATCTCTTGGAGACTGATCCTCTTTAACAAGGAACATAAATAGTTAGTACAAAAAACGAGCATAATGCAGTATCTAAATCGACTTGAAATACCTTGGCAGGATCGGCAACAAAGATGCGAGATAGAAGATTCCTACACTCTGCAGAAATGCGTACGTAGTCGGGTATGGAGTATTGCACGCCTATTATTCTCTACCAAACCAGAGAATCAAAGTTCAAAGTTTTAGCTATTAGAGATTACTCATAATCAATGGCATTTTGAAGTTGAAGTTAAAGAAAAGCTTACCCCAATAGTCTTTCTGAAATTTCTAGGATCTTCTGGTTCTTCGAATGGATATGCACCAACTAGCATGACGTATAGAGTCACGCCACAGGACCAAACATCTGCAGTCTACACAAAAGAGCCAAAAACACTTGCTGAATTGACCGTTTTGGACTAAGCGATAAACTTTTTAATCGACGTGAGACTATACTATTACTATATGTCAATTGTTAAACCGTGATTGTTAATAGCCGTAAACATGTTGGTTTGAAATATGGTTTGTAAGACTCTAAAGAAAGTGAATGAGAAAATCTCAGGCACCTTTCCGTCGTACTCCTTTCGTGACAGAACCTCTGGAGCAATGTATGCAGGAGTTCCGACTGTTGACTTTGGTATAGAGTGCAATAGTGCAGACTGCAATTGAATATTGAATGAAATGGGAAACATAAACAAATACTATTAACCTCGGATAAACATATGAGACAGTATACGATATATCTCTAGAAAGGCTCAATTAGGTGAAATAGTATTAACCTTGGAGTAACCGAAGTCGCAAATTTTTAGCCGAGGGGATGGATTTCCGTCCAAGAGCGTGTTTTCCAATTTCAGATCTCTATGACAAATTTCCTACAGCACGAAGCATAGTATAAGACACGGCTTTGCAATGAAGAACACAACAAAATTATGAGAGTATGCATACCATTGAATGACAGTAGCTAACACCAGATATTAGCTGTTGGAAGAAATATCTTGCCTGTAATAACATAAGAAAATCATTCACACGATAAATTTCAATGCGAATAACTTATTCGCGTATACGAATATTTCAAAAGGAAAAACAGAAGTTCAATCCAACCACATTAATTCTATAACCTCGTCTTCACTAAATCGGCCAGCGGTGCATATCCTCTCGAAGAGTTCACCACCAGCAGCATATTCCAAGACAATGGCTAAATGAGAAGGTG encodes:
- the LOC131638274 gene encoding serine/threonine-protein kinase SAPK3-like, whose product is MEERYEPLKELGSGNFAVARLAKDKNTGELVALKYIERGKKIDENVQREIINHRSLRHPNIIRFKEVMLTPSHLAIVLEYAAGGELFERICTAGRFSEDEARYFFQQLISGVSYCHSMEICHRDLKLENTLLDGNPSPRLKICDFGYSKSALLHSIPKSTVGTPAYIAPEVLSRKEYDGKTADVWSCGVTLYVMLVGAYPFEEPEDPRNFRKTIGRIIGVQYSIPDYVRISAECRNLLSRIFVADPAKRISLQEIKQNPWFLKNLPKEIIEAERKGFVETKKDQPSQSVEEIMRIIQEASVPGQGSKVGEGGQAGSGSMNIEDDEEIDVDVSGEYEYENA